A single genomic interval of Corylus avellana chromosome ca10, CavTom2PMs-1.0 harbors:
- the LOC132164184 gene encoding L-type lectin-domain containing receptor kinase SIT2-like → MAIVHFLILLLYVSCISLALAQDENEFIYNGFLEADLRLDGMAGIDHNNGLLQLTNNLSRQQVGRAFYQFPIQFNTSSSSLSFSTNFVFAMVPHLPNLGGHGIAFTISPSTNFTRALANGYLGLFNDSNDGLPTNHILAIELDTVPDPEFLDITENHVGVDVNGMISNQSTPATYFSNEEGKNISLDLMSGNPMHLWIDYDDAEKLVNVTLAPTTIPKPDRALLSTPIDLSEILLESMYVGFSSATGTIGSDHYILGWSFNKSGPAQSLNISSLPSIPEQRKRKEKSSPVIMISLIAVAVVLITVAGAAVYILRRKKYEELREDWEEEYGPHRFSYKNLHKATKGFKDTEVIGVGGFGKVYRGILPSSNLQIAVKRISHDSKQGMKEFVAEILSMGRLRHRNLVQLLGYCRRRGELILVYDYMPNGSLDKFLYSNEKPNLNWVQLYRIIRGVASGLLYLHEEWEQVVLHRDVKSSNILLDAELNGRLGDFGLARLHDHGTNSQTTRVVGTVGYLAPEIYRTGRATTSSDVFAFGAFMLEVACGRKPIEPIEGLGSPERVILVDWVAECWSKGDILDASDPRLEGNYMVEEMELVLKLGLFCSHSIPAARPSMKQVVQFLDGDADLRELPYDSASFGTFTSNESSDFTSLPFSQASGPSMSTTDSILRDGR, encoded by the coding sequence ATGGCAATAGTTCATTTTCTGATACTACTTCTCTATGTTTCCTGTATTTCCTTGGCCCTTGCACAAGATGAAAACGAATTCATCTACAATGGCTTCCTTGAAGCCGATCTGCGTCTTGATGGAATGGCAGGGATCGACCACAATAATGGTCTTTTGCAGCTAACCAACAACCTTTCACGCCAACAAGTTGGTCGGGCTTTCTATCAGTTTCCAATACAGTTCAACACAAGTTCatcatctctttcattttctacaAACTTTGTGTTTGCCATGGTTCCTCATTTGCCAAATCTTGGCGGTCATGGCATTGCCTTCACCATCAGTCCCTCCACAAACTTCACCCGTGCTCTAGCAAATGGGTATCTGGGCCTTTTCAATGATTCAAATGACGGCCTTCCAACAAACCACATCTTGGCCATCGAGCTTGATACTGTTCCCGACCCTGAATTCTTAGATATTACAGAGAATCATGTGGGAGTCGATGTGAACGGCATGATATCAAATCAATCAACTCCTGCAACGTATTTTTCCAATGAAGAAGGGAAGAATATAAGCTTGGATCTCATGAGTGGGAATCCAATGCATCTTTGGATAGACTATGATGATGCAGAGAAGTTAGTGAATGTAACACTCGCCCCAACTACAATCCCAAAACCAGACCGGGCTCTGTTGTCAACACCCATTGATTTGTCTGAAATTCTCTTGGAATCCATGTATGTTGGTTTCTCTTCAGCCACAGGTACAATTGGGAGTGACCATTACATTCTGGGGTGGAGCTTTAATAAAAGTGGACCAGCACAAAGCCTTAATATTTCAAGCCTTCCTTCAATTCCCGAACagaggaaaaggaaagagaaatcAAGCCCCGTCATCATGATTTCTCTCATAGCAGTTGCAGTTGTGCTTATAACCGTCGCTGGAGCTGCTGTTTACAttttgaggaggaagaaatatGAAGAACTACGAGAAGATTGGGAAGAGGAGTACGGTCCCCACAGGTTCAGCTATAAGAATCTCCACAAAGCAACCAAAGGTTTCAAAGACACAGAGGTTATTGGAGTAGGAGGGTTTGGAAAGGTTTACAGAGGAATACTTCCTTCGTCTAATCTACAAATTGCAGTAAAAAGAATCTCCCATGATTCTAAACAGGGGATGAAGGAATTTGTGGCTGAGATCCTTAGCATGGGAAGATTGAGGCATAGAAACTTGGTGCAGCTACTGGGTTATTGCCGGCGAAGGGGAGAACTCATCTTGGTGTATGATTATATGCCCAATGGAAGCCTTGACAAGTTCTTGTATAGCAATGAAAAACCAAACCTTAACTGGGTTCAACTCTATAGAATCATCAGAGGAGTAGCATCTGGACTTCTTTACCTCCATGAAGAGTGGGAACAGGTTGTTCTGCACCGAGATGTAAAATCAAGCAATATTCTATTGGATGCTGAATTAAATGGAAGGCTAGGAGATTTTGGGCTTGCAAGATTACACGACCATGGAACCAATTCCCAAACCACCCGTGTGGTTGGGACTGTGGGTTATTTGGCTCCGGAGATTTACAGAACAGGAAGAGCAACCACTTCCAGTGATGTGTTTGCTTTTGGGGCTTTCATGCTGGAAGTGGCTTGTGGAAGGAAGCCAATAGAGCCAATAGAGGGCTTGGGATCGCCTGAACGGGTGATTTTGGTTGATTGGGTGGCTGAGTGCTGGAGCAAAGGAGATATCCTTGATGCTAGTGATCCAAGATTAGAAGGTAATTATATGGTGGAGGAAATGGAATTGGTTTTGAAACTAGGCCTATTTTGCTCACATTCAATACCAGCTGCTAGGCCTAGTATGAAGCAAGTGGTGCAGTTTTTGGATGGTGATGCTGATCTGCGGGAATTACCATATGACAGTGCTTCTTTTGGTACATTTACAAGTAATGAATCATCTGATTTCACGTCATTGCCTTTTTCCCAGGCTTCTGGTCCTTCCATGTCTACCACTGATTCAATCCTCAGAGATGGTCGCTGA